Proteins co-encoded in one Salvia splendens isolate huo1 chromosome 4, SspV2, whole genome shotgun sequence genomic window:
- the LOC121798503 gene encoding uncharacterized protein LOC121798503, giving the protein MSRRTLFVFKKLFPGGGSTTPIRSVSTPISGGGDGSILTNLFDKWCEDRGKKYASEEEKQRRLKVFERNYDTIIKSGNRVKLHRYGYLDVDGRVAFCVDVFDEKKYASKQMIHCYCPLEWDEVIRRLHFKKLKLVVVEFSLSWQAPILSKTAKKTPNVLFLKLDCDDDMGMQCVARRYKIKVFPSIVFFKEGAVMERIQTTEEEAVAAKITRLYDLRNPVDA; this is encoded by the exons ATGTCGAGGCGAACACTTTTTGTCTTCAAAAAGCTCTTCCCCGGCGGCGGGTCCACTACCCCTATCCGATCTGTGTCGACACCAATATCCGGCGGCGGTGATGGATCAATTTTAACCAATTTGTTTGATAAATGGTGCGAGGACCGTGGAAAGAAATATGCTTCGGAGGAAGAAAAACAACGGAGGCTCAAAGTGTTTGAACGCAACTATGACACAATTATTAAGTCCGGTAATCGTGTCAAACTCCATCGGTATGGTTACCTTGATGTTGATGGCCGGGTTGCCTTTTGCGTAGATGTTTTCGACGAAAAGAAATACGCTTCTAAACAGATGATTCACTGTTACTGCCCACTTGAATGGGATGAAGTTATACGGAGGCTTCACTTCAAAAAACTCAAATTG GTGGTGGTGGAGTTTAGTCTTTCATGGCAAGCGCCGATTCTGTCCAAGACAGCCAAGAAGACTCCCAATGTTCTATTTTTGAAGCTGGACTGTGATGATGATATG GGGATGCAATGTGTTGCTCGGCGCTACAAGATCAAGGTATTCCCCTCCATTGTGTTCTTCAAGGAGGGGGCTGTAATGGAGAGGATTCAGACTACGGAGGAAGAAGCTGTTGCAGCTAAAATCACCCGACTATATGATCTTCGTAATCCTGTCGACGCTTAA
- the LOC121798501 gene encoding uncharacterized protein LOC121798501 isoform X1: MSRRTLFVFKKLFPGGGSTIPIRSVSTPISGGGDGSILTNLFDKWCEDRGKKYASEEEKQRRLKVFERNYDTIIKSGNRVKLHRYGYLDVDGRVAFCVDVFDEKKYASKQMIHCYCPLEWDEVIRRLHFKKLKLVVVEFSLSWRAPILSKTAKKTPNVLFLKLDCDDDMGMQCVARRYKIKVFPSIVFFKEGAVMERIQTTEEEAVAAKITRLYDLRNPVDA, translated from the exons ATGTCGAGGCGAACACTTTTTGTCTTCAAAAAGCTCTTCCCCGGCGGCGGGTCCACTATCCCTATCCGATCTGTGTCGACACCAATATCCGGCGGCGGTGATGGATCAATTTTAACCAATTTGTTTGATAAATGGTGCGAGGACCGTGGAAAGAAATATGCTTCGGAGGAAGAAAAACAACGGAGGCTCAAAGTGTTTGAACGCAACTATGACACAATTATTAAGTCCGGTAATCGTGTCAAACTCCATCGGTATGGTTACCTTGATGTTGATGGCCGGGTTGCCTTTTGCGTAGATGTTTTCGACGAAAAGAAATACGCTTCTAAACAGATGATTCACTGTTACTGCCCACTTGAATGGGATGAAGTTATACGGAGGCTTCACTTCAAAAAACTCAAATTG GTGGTGGTGGAGTTTAGTCTTTCATGGCGAGCGCCGATTCTGTCCAAGACAGCCAAGAAGACTCCCAATGTTCTATTCTTGAAGCTGGACTGTGATGATGATATG GGGATGCAATGTGTTGCTCGGCGCTACAAGATCAAGGTATTCCCCTCCATTGTGTTCTTCAAGGAGGGGGCTGTAATGGAGAGGATTCAGACTACGGAGGAAGAAGCTGTTGCAGCTAAAATCACCCGACTATATGATCTTCGTAATCCTGTCGACGCTTAA
- the LOC121798501 gene encoding uncharacterized protein LOC121798501 isoform X2, translated as MSRRTLFVFKKLFPGGGSTIPIRSVSTPISGGGDGSILTNLFDKWCEDRGKKYASEEEKQRRLKVFERNYDTIIKSGNRVKLHRYGYLDVDGRVAFCVDVFDEKKYASKQMIHCYCPLEWDEVIRRLHFKKLKLVVVEFSLSWRAPILSKTAKKTPNVLFLKLDCDDDMIKVFPSIVFFKEGAVMERIQTTEEEAVAAKITRLYDLRNPVDA; from the exons ATGTCGAGGCGAACACTTTTTGTCTTCAAAAAGCTCTTCCCCGGCGGCGGGTCCACTATCCCTATCCGATCTGTGTCGACACCAATATCCGGCGGCGGTGATGGATCAATTTTAACCAATTTGTTTGATAAATGGTGCGAGGACCGTGGAAAGAAATATGCTTCGGAGGAAGAAAAACAACGGAGGCTCAAAGTGTTTGAACGCAACTATGACACAATTATTAAGTCCGGTAATCGTGTCAAACTCCATCGGTATGGTTACCTTGATGTTGATGGCCGGGTTGCCTTTTGCGTAGATGTTTTCGACGAAAAGAAATACGCTTCTAAACAGATGATTCACTGTTACTGCCCACTTGAATGGGATGAAGTTATACGGAGGCTTCACTTCAAAAAACTCAAATTG GTGGTGGTGGAGTTTAGTCTTTCATGGCGAGCGCCGATTCTGTCCAAGACAGCCAAGAAGACTCCCAATGTTCTATTCTTGAAGCTGGACTGTGATGATGATATG ATCAAGGTATTCCCCTCCATTGTGTTCTTCAAGGAGGGGGCTGTAATGGAGAGGATTCAGACTACGGAGGAAGAAGCTGTTGCAGCTAAAATCACCCGACTATATGATCTTCGTAATCCTGTCGACGCTTAA
- the LOC121801609 gene encoding thioredoxin H-type-like, translating into MSRALFAFKRLLSAGGSTTAIRSVTTLLPGDGVMPLVTGLLDKWCNESGKTYASEQEKQQRFRDPLKRKYSFVVGLNHYDDDNDDDENIYYFTFHFEQKKLASQQVVCCYSFREWKELFQKFIDTNTLVVVEFGVSWLKPIQAEIAKKTPNVIFLKVDADELSRVAKEYKINTLPSFVFFKEGKEIDRVVISKEDLAAKITLHGGVASTAFA; encoded by the exons ATGTCGAGAGCACTTTTTGCCTTCAAAAGGCTCCTTTCCGCCGGCGGATCCACTACCGCCATCCGATCTGTGACAACACTATTACCTGGCGATGGTGTCATGCCACTTGTAACCGGTTTGTTGGATAAATGGTGTAACGAGTCTGGAAAAACATATGCTTCCGAGCAAGAAAAGCAACAGCGCTTTCGGGATCCATTAAAACGCAAATATTCGTTTGTTGTTGGTCTGAATCACTATGATGACGACAATGACGATgatgaaaatatatattatttcacATTTCATTTCGAACAAAAGAAATTGGCTTCGCAACAAGTGGTCTGCTGTTACTCATTCCGTGAATGGAAGGAACTTTTCCAGAAGTTTATTGACACAAACACACTG GTGGTTGTGGAGTTTGGTGTTTCATGGCTGAAGCCTATTCAGGCCGAGATAGCCAAGAAGACACCCAATGTTATATTCTTGAAGGTGGACGCTGATGAGCTTAGT AGGGTTGCTAAGGAGTACAAAATCAACACGCTGCCCTCCTTTGTGTTCTTCAAAGAGGGGAAGGAGATTGACCGGGTTGTGATTAGTAAGGAAGATCTTGCAGCTAAAATCACCCTACATGGTGGTGTTGCTTCCACTGCTTTTGCttga
- the LOC121801388 gene encoding protein SIEVE ELEMENT OCCLUSION B-like: MASRDAVPSTRLTNGKAKPPSAGAHDLGLVGANHSFRPSHEPDSRLVRHPIPPPSLGGRQRDRGFFSSDDTALTKQILATHAPDIEDLNVKPLLSIVEDILRLSKPSSSTDHTSLVNNQVKPHMDTLDSSKAIQSSPHQDAKVLYNHEHDTEIVRLLAFPISKISCEIICKCSAGGEAHSVTMDLLKALSNYSWDAKVVIIFAAFAVNYGEFWLVEQNHTRNMLAKHIATLKDLPYMMEHAGKLEKKFEAVLDLLNAVLNVIHCLIEFKELPSVYISHDAPEVVAATTHIPTAVYWIIRSLLACASTLLNLIGSGHEYITSTAESWEILSLAHKLSVILEHLQDQLAVCKGLVARKKAEDAYIAFKKLIESTHIENMKVLRAMIHARDDQRPLYDGSKRINERLDVLRSKYVLLLISDLDIPHEELNVLHMIYNQQARRHEYEVLWLPIVDPTTQMTEMENTVFYDLRNNSMPWYSVDHPALIEPVAVRYIREELKFVHMPMLIVLDPHGKPSKTDALPMMWIWGSDAFPFTKDQEWALWRDKTWNIELLADSIDARIQEWMRGDRVVCLYGGEDMEWIRKFTLAARAAAAAMHVPLEMLYVGKRNPREKVRRCHEAIEREKLSHVFHPTDYYDYVWYFWVRLWSMWNSKKQVGMSVESDHIMQQIMDILTYDSSEEGWAVFSRGTHEITKGKGDVVLPVMEGYATWEYKVDRPDKFVPVLDEEIRRTHPEHHCNRLILPGHAGYVPDHVVCSECGRTMDKFVLYRCCTD, translated from the exons ATGGCAAGCCGGGACGCGGTGCCTTCCACCAGATTGACCAACGGCAAGGCCAAGCCTCCCTCTGCTGGCGCCCATGACTTGGGATTGGTAGGCGCCAATCACAGTTTTCGACCAAGCCATGAGCCAGATTCGAGGCTGGTCCGCCACCCCATTCCCCCTCCTTCTCTAGGTGGGCGTCAGCGTGACCGCGGCTTCTTCTCCTCAGACGACACCGCCCTCACCAAGCAGATCCTAGCAACTCACGCTCCTGACATCGAAGACCTCAACGTGAAGCCACTCCTCTCCATCGTTGAGGATATCCTTCGTCTTTCCAAACCTTCCTCCTCAACTGATCACACCTCTCTT GTGAATAATCAAGTTAAACCGCACATGGACACATTGGATAGCAGCAAGGCCATACAGAGCTCACCCCATCAGGATGCCAAAGTCCTCTACAATCACGAACACGATACGGAGATTGTTCGACTGCTGGCCTTTCCCATCAGCAAGATCTCTTGTGAG ATCATCTGCAAATGCTCTGCTGGTGGGGAGGCACACTCTGTCACCATGGACCTCCTCAAAGCGTTGTCCAACTACTCATGGGATGCCAAAGTGGTGATCATTTTCGCGGCCTTTGCTGTCAACTACGGGGAGTTCTGGCTAGTCGAGCAGAACCACACCAGGAACATGCTGGCCAAGCACATCGCCACCCTCAAGGATCTGCCGTACATGATGGAGCACGCGGGGAAATTGGAGAAGAAGTTTGAAGCAGTTCTTGACCTGTTAAACGCTGTGTTGAACGTGATCCACTGCCTCATCGAGTTCAAGGAGCTCCCTTCCGTTTACATCAGCCATGACGCGCCAGAAGTCGTGGCTGCCACCACTCATATCCCGACTGCTGTGTACTGGATCATAAGGAGCCTCCTTGCTTGTGCATCCACTCTCCTCAACCTCATCGGGAGCGGCCACGA GTACATTACCTCAACTGCTGAGTCGTGGGAGATACTGAGCCTGGCTCATAAGCTGTCGGTCATACTGGAGCACCTCCAAGACCAGCTGGCAGTTTGCAAGGGCTTAGTAG CGAGAAAGAAGGCCGAAGACGCATACATTGCGTTCAAGAAGCTGATCGAATCAACCCACATCGAGAATATGAAAGTTTTACGTGCAATGATCCACGCAAGAGACGATCAAAGGCCACTCTATGATGGCTCCAAGAGGATCAAC GAGCGGCTGGATGTGTTGAGGAGCAAGTACGTGCTGCTGCTGATCTCGGACCTGGACATCCCTCACGAGGAGCTGAACGTGCTCCACATGATCTACAACCAGCAGGCGAGGAGGCATGAGTACGAGGTTCTGTGGCTTCCGATTGTGGATCCGACGACGCAAATGACAGAGATGGAGAACACGGTGTTCTACGACCTCCGCAACAACAGCATGCCGTGGTACTCGGTGGATCACCCGGCGCTGATCGAGCCGGTGGCGGTGAGGTACATCCGAGAAGAGCTCAAGTTCGTGCACATGCCGATGCTGATCGTTCTGGATCCCCATGGAAAGCCCTCCAAAACCGATGCTCTGCCCATGATGTGGATTTGGGGCAGCGATGCTTTCCCTTTCACCAAGGACCAGGAATGGGCTCTCTGGAGAGACAAGACGTGGAACATCGAGCTCCTAGCTGACTCCATCGATGCACGCATTCAAGAATGG ATGAGGGGAGACAGGGTGGTGTGCCTGTACGGCGGGGAGGACATGGAGTGGATCCGGAAATTCACCCTGGCGGCAAGGGCAGCGGCAGCCGCAATGCACGTGCCGCTGGAGATGCTGTACGTGGGGAAGAGGAACCCGCGGGAGAAGGTGCGGAGGTGCCACGAGGCGATAGAGAGGGAGAAGCTGAGTCACGTGTTCCACCCGACGGACTACTACGACTACGTGTGGTACTTCTGGGTGCGGCTGTGGAGCATGTGGAACTCGAAGAAGCAGGTGGGGATGAGCGTGGAGAGCGACCACATCATGCAGCAGATCATGGACATCCTCACATACGACAGCAGCGAGGAGGGGTGGGCGGTTTTCAGCCGCGGAACCCACGAGATCACCAAGGGGAAAGGCGACGTCGTGCTGCCGGTTATGGAAGGGTATGCGACATGGGAGTACAAGGTGGACCGCCCGGATAAGTTTGTGCCAGTGCTGGACGAGGAGATACGGCGGACGCACCCGGAGCACCACTGCAACCGCCTTATCCTGCCAGGCCACGCTGGCTACGTGCCCGATCATGTTGTCTGCTCCGAGTGTGGCAGGACCATGGACAAGTTTGTCTTGTACCGCTGCTGCACCGACTGA
- the LOC121801452 gene encoding proteasome subunit beta type-7-A, protein MSRFEESAPARGGFSFDLCKRNEMLMQKGLKPSSYLKTGTTIVGLVFQDGVILGADTRATEGPIVADKNCEKIHYMAPNIYCCGAGTAADTEAVTDMVSSQLKLHRFHTGRESRVVTALTLLKSHLFSYQGHVSAALVLGGVDVTGPHLHTIYPHGSTDTLPFATMGSGSLAAMAIFESKYREGLTRDEGVKLVAEAICSGIFNDLGSGSNVDVCVITKGNREYLRNYMLPNPRTYVSEKGYSFSKKTEVLLTKITPLRELVEVIEGGDAMEE, encoded by the exons ATGTCGAGATTCGAGGAATCGGCTCCTGCTAGGGGAGGATTTTCTTTCGATTTGTGCAAGAGAAACGAGATGCTTATGCAAAAGGGTTTGAAGCCATCCTCGTATCTGAAGACCGGAACTACGATTGTTGGGTTGGTTTTTCAG GATGGTGTCATTCTTGGAGCTGACACACGAGCCACTGAAGGCCCCATTGTTGCTGATAAGAATTGCGAGAAGATCCACTATATGGCTCCAAATATATATTGTTGTGGAGCTGGTACCGCTGCTGATACAGAAGCAGTTACag ACATGGTTAGCTCTCAGCTGAAGCTGCACCGGTTTCATACTGGCCGTGAATCCAGGGTTGTGACTGCTCTAACTCTTCTGAAGTCTCATCTTTTTAG TTATCAAGGACATGTATCAGCTGCCTTGGTGCTTGGTGGAGTGGATGTGACAGGTCCTCACTTGCATACT ATTTATCCACATGGTTCTACAGATACTCTACCATTTGCCACTATGGGTTCTGGATCACTTGCTGCAATGGCTATTTTTGAATCAAAATACCGTGAAGGGCTCACT AGGGATGAAGGAGTAAAACTTGTGGCAGAAGCAATTTGCTCTGGTATATTCAATGATCTGGGAAGTGGAAGCAATGTAGATGTCTGTGTCATAACAAAG GGGAACCGTGAGTACTTGAGAAATTATATGTTGCCGAACCCTCGTACGTATGTCAGTGAGAAGGGATACTCTTTCTCCAAGAAGACTG